One Synechococcus sp. PROS-9-1 DNA window includes the following coding sequences:
- the nuoB gene encoding NADH-quinone oxidoreductase subunit NuoB, protein MTDPITMTSTGDSPSIQSLRDLREASCGPVGGAAEGSPTVTNDLSENVILTSLDDLHNWARLSSLWPLLYGTACCFIEFAALLGSRFDFDRFGLVPRSSPRQADLLIVAGTVTMKMGPALVRLYEQMPEPKYVIAMGACTITGGMFSADSTTAVRGVDKLIPVDLYLPGCPPRPEAIFDAVIKLRKKVGNESVSDRRQLKQTHRYCTVDHAMVPVEPIVTGAYLRAETQVAALAPGAGVPMAAPAQTESAEPVSSGTPS, encoded by the coding sequence ATGACCGACCCCATCACCATGACCTCAACCGGCGATAGCCCTTCGATCCAATCCCTTCGCGATCTTCGTGAAGCGAGTTGTGGGCCGGTTGGTGGTGCTGCAGAGGGTTCGCCCACTGTCACGAACGATCTGAGTGAAAACGTCATCCTGACGAGCTTGGATGACCTACACAACTGGGCTCGTCTCAGCAGCCTTTGGCCATTGCTGTACGGGACGGCCTGTTGTTTTATCGAGTTTGCCGCTCTCCTCGGCTCGCGCTTTGACTTTGATCGCTTCGGACTTGTGCCTCGCAGCTCGCCTAGGCAAGCCGATCTTTTAATCGTTGCTGGCACGGTCACGATGAAAATGGGTCCGGCGTTGGTGCGTCTCTATGAGCAGATGCCAGAACCTAAATATGTCATCGCGATGGGAGCCTGCACTATTACTGGTGGCATGTTCAGCGCTGACTCCACAACCGCTGTTCGTGGCGTGGATAAATTGATTCCGGTGGATCTTTATCTTCCCGGATGTCCGCCGCGTCCTGAGGCGATTTTTGATGCGGTGATCAAGCTTCGTAAGAAGGTTGGTAATGAGTCGGTCAGTGATCGCCGCCAGCTCAAGCAAACCCACCGCTATTGCACCGTCGATCACGCCATGGTTCCCGTTGAACCGATCGTGACGGGCGCCTACCTGCGCGCTGAAACTCAGGTTGCAGCCCTGGCCCCTGGAGCAGGGGTCCCCATGGCTGCACCAGCGCAAACTGAGTCCGCTGAGCCCGTCTCCTCAGGTACGCCGTCATGA
- a CDS encoding NAD(P)H-quinone oxidoreductase subunit J, translating into MSPNSPEQQSTADVPVAASPQPGPVSQWLNQQGFDHDALDADHLGVEQIGVEALFLQVIAAALKSNGFDYLQCQGGYDEGPGERLVCFYQFVAMAEFIDGKRDTLREVRLKVFLSREGEPSLPSLYGLFRGADWQERETFDMFGIHFEGHPHPKRLLMPEDWTGWPLRKDYVQPDFYEMQDAY; encoded by the coding sequence ATGAGTCCTAACTCTCCCGAGCAGCAGTCGACTGCTGATGTCCCTGTAGCTGCGTCTCCTCAGCCGGGGCCCGTGAGCCAGTGGCTGAACCAGCAAGGCTTCGATCACGATGCCTTGGATGCCGACCATCTTGGTGTCGAGCAAATCGGGGTTGAAGCTCTCTTTCTGCAAGTGATCGCTGCTGCCTTGAAAAGCAATGGTTTCGACTATTTGCAATGTCAGGGCGGATATGACGAGGGCCCCGGCGAGCGGCTCGTTTGCTTTTATCAGTTTGTGGCGATGGCTGAGTTCATCGACGGAAAGAGAGACACGCTGCGTGAAGTGCGTCTCAAGGTGTTCTTGTCTCGGGAAGGGGAGCCCAGTCTTCCCAGCCTGTATGGGCTCTTCCGTGGTGCGGATTGGCAGGAGCGTGAAACCTTTGACATGTTCGGTATCCACTTCGAAGGTCATCCCCATCCCAAGCGGCTACTGATGCCTGAGGACTGGACGGGCTGGCCGCTTCGCAAGGACTATGTGCAGCCAGACTTTTATGAAATGCAAGACGCTTATTAA
- a CDS encoding ABC transporter ATP-binding protein, with translation MNQLSVISPLVNARESSFKPVVEMRGLTMQWGSHPVLDGVNLLMKPGERIAVVGPSGAGKSTVLRLLAGLQLPTAGELRLFDEPQPYLRLDQRLPPDVRLVFQNPALLASLTVEENVGFLLNRLGRMGPAQVRDRVMACLEAVGLYEVADQYPGQLSGGMQKRVSFARALIDDPDRDEAAMPLLLYDEPTAGLDPVAATRIEDLIVKTTTVAQGCSVVVSHVSSTIERTAERIVMLYGGRFQWDGTVDDYRTTDNPYVVQFRTGNLRGPMQPAEH, from the coding sequence ATGAATCAACTTTCAGTCATCAGCCCTTTGGTTAACGCGCGGGAGTCATCGTTCAAACCCGTTGTTGAGATGAGAGGTCTCACGATGCAATGGGGCTCCCATCCGGTGCTGGACGGGGTGAATCTATTGATGAAACCCGGAGAGCGAATAGCAGTTGTGGGGCCTTCAGGAGCGGGAAAATCCACGGTCTTGCGTTTGTTGGCTGGTTTGCAACTGCCCACCGCTGGCGAATTGAGGTTGTTTGATGAGCCTCAGCCTTACCTGCGCCTCGATCAGCGCCTTCCTCCGGATGTTCGGCTTGTGTTCCAAAACCCAGCACTGCTGGCGTCCTTAACGGTGGAGGAAAACGTTGGCTTTCTCTTGAACCGGCTCGGACGGATGGGTCCGGCCCAGGTTCGAGATCGTGTCATGGCCTGCTTGGAAGCCGTGGGCCTTTATGAAGTCGCCGATCAATATCCTGGGCAGCTCAGCGGAGGGATGCAGAAGCGAGTGAGCTTTGCTCGCGCCTTGATTGACGATCCAGATCGAGATGAAGCTGCGATGCCTCTTTTGTTATATGACGAGCCCACAGCAGGTCTCGACCCAGTCGCAGCCACGAGGATTGAAGACTTGATTGTGAAAACCACCACCGTGGCTCAGGGGTGTTCGGTGGTGGTTAGTCATGTGAGTAGCACCATTGAACGCACGGCGGAGCGCATCGTGATGCTGTACGGCGGCCGGTTCCAATGGGACGGAACAGTGGACGATTACCGAACAACGGATAATCCCTACGTTGTTCAGTTCAGGACGGGTAACCTGCGCGGACCGATGCAGCCTGCTGAGCACTGA
- the psbE gene encoding cytochrome b559 subunit alpha, which yields MAAGSTGERPFFEIITSIRYWVIHAITLPSIFLAGFLFVSTGLAYDAFGTPRPDAYFQASESKAPVVSQRFEGKADLDLRLK from the coding sequence ATGGCTGCCGGCTCCACCGGGGAACGCCCTTTTTTTGAAATCATCACCAGTATTCGTTACTGGGTGATTCATGCGATTACCTTGCCATCAATTTTCCTGGCTGGGTTTCTTTTTGTGTCTACAGGTCTCGCTTACGACGCCTTCGGCACTCCTCGTCCAGACGCTTATTTCCAGGCCTCTGAAAGCAAGGCTCCGGTTGTGAGCCAGCGTTTTGAGGGCAAAGCTGATCTCGACCTGCGCTTGAAATAA
- a CDS encoding photosystem II reaction center protein J, whose protein sequence is MSGKKSNLPDGRIPDRLPDGRPAVAWKSRWTEGTLPLWLVATAGGMAVLFVVGLFFYGSYVGVGSA, encoded by the coding sequence ATGAGCGGCAAGAAATCCAATCTCCCCGACGGTCGCATTCCAGATCGTCTTCCCGACGGCCGACCAGCAGTTGCCTGGAAGTCTCGCTGGACTGAAGGAACCCTTCCCTTGTGGCTCGTTGCTACAGCGGGAGGAATGGCTGTACTTTTCGTCGTGGGCCTCTTCTTCTACGGTTCGTACGTAGGCGTTGGTTCTGCTTAA
- a CDS encoding NAD(P)H-quinone oxidoreductase subunit 3: MFVLPGYDAFLGFLLIAAAVPVLALVTNKLLAPRSQSGERELTYESGMEPIGGAWIQFNIRYYMFALVFVIFDVETVFLYPWAVAFHRLGLLAFIEALVFITILLVALAYAWRKGALEWS; this comes from the coding sequence ATGTTTGTGCTGCCGGGGTATGACGCATTTCTGGGATTTCTGCTGATTGCAGCAGCTGTACCGGTCTTGGCGTTAGTGACCAACAAGCTTTTGGCTCCTCGCAGTCAGTCCGGAGAGCGGGAGCTTACCTACGAATCCGGGATGGAGCCGATCGGTGGAGCTTGGATTCAATTCAATATTCGCTACTACATGTTTGCGCTCGTCTTCGTCATCTTTGATGTCGAGACGGTCTTTCTTTATCCCTGGGCTGTTGCCTTCCATCGCTTGGGTTTATTGGCATTCATCGAAGCTCTCGTTTTTATTACCATTCTTCTTGTGGCATTGGCCTATGCATGGCGCAAAGGCGCCCTCGAGTGGAGCTGA
- the yvcK gene encoding gluconeogenesis factor YvcK family protein has translation MQAERQRDLMLRSRRAMSWLRPGLVVKRWLFTSGIGLVLALLGAAVWADLQPIYWMLWAIQEALGWITRVLPGAITGPLVLLLGVGLLLWGQSQSFGSIQQALAPEKDTVLVDALRAKSRLNRGPSIVAIGGGTGLSTLLSGLKRYSSHITAIVTVADDGGSSGVLRRELGVLPPGDIRNCLAALSTEEPLLTRLFQYRFSAGSGLEGHSFGNLFLSALSAITGSLETAITASSRVLAVQGQVVPATNADVRLWAELEDGTRIEGESAIGKARSPIVRMGCLPEKPPALPRALEAIANADLILLGPGSLYTSLLPNLLVPELVTAIQRSRAPRLYICNLMTQPGETDGLDVSGHLRAIEAQLASLGVSKRLFDCVLAQEPIRESALVSHYRKLGAEPVICDSRQLQQEGFDVMQAPLQGSRPTATLRHDPRSLALAVMRFYRRHKRDNQNA, from the coding sequence ATGCAGGCGGAACGGCAGCGAGATTTGATGCTGCGCTCCCGCAGGGCAATGAGCTGGTTGCGACCCGGACTGGTCGTGAAGCGATGGCTGTTTACCTCGGGAATCGGATTGGTCTTAGCCCTGTTAGGGGCTGCCGTCTGGGCCGATCTGCAACCGATCTATTGGATGCTCTGGGCCATTCAAGAAGCTCTCGGTTGGATCACGAGAGTGTTGCCTGGGGCGATCACGGGTCCACTCGTTCTGCTGCTGGGGGTTGGACTGCTGCTCTGGGGCCAAAGCCAGAGCTTTGGCTCGATCCAACAGGCTCTAGCGCCGGAAAAAGACACGGTGTTAGTGGATGCGCTGCGTGCAAAAAGTCGCCTCAATCGAGGCCCCAGCATTGTCGCGATTGGGGGTGGGACAGGCCTATCAACGTTGCTAAGTGGACTGAAGCGCTACAGCAGCCACATCACCGCGATCGTGACCGTTGCCGATGACGGAGGCAGTAGCGGAGTGCTGCGTCGCGAACTTGGCGTGTTGCCTCCAGGCGACATCCGCAACTGTCTTGCCGCGCTCTCCACGGAAGAGCCCTTACTCACCCGTCTGTTCCAATACCGCTTCTCAGCAGGCAGCGGCCTAGAAGGCCACAGCTTTGGCAATCTTTTTCTTTCCGCCCTCAGCGCGATTACGGGGAGCCTAGAAACAGCGATCACAGCCTCCAGTCGCGTCCTAGCGGTTCAAGGCCAAGTGGTTCCTGCCACCAACGCCGACGTCCGTCTCTGGGCTGAACTGGAAGATGGCACCAGGATTGAAGGGGAATCGGCGATCGGCAAAGCACGCAGCCCGATTGTGCGGATGGGATGCCTGCCTGAGAAGCCACCGGCTTTACCCAGAGCACTGGAAGCCATTGCCAATGCCGATTTAATTTTGCTGGGGCCAGGAAGCCTGTACACCTCCCTTCTCCCGAACTTGCTGGTGCCTGAATTGGTCACTGCCATTCAACGCAGCCGCGCGCCCAGGCTCTATATCTGCAACCTGATGACCCAACCAGGCGAAACGGATGGGTTGGATGTGAGTGGTCACCTTCGCGCCATCGAAGCGCAATTGGCTTCGCTCGGGGTGAGCAAACGCTTGTTCGACTGCGTGCTGGCCCAGGAACCAATCAGGGAGTCTGCCCTTGTCTCTCACTATCGAAAGTTAGGGGCAGAACCAGTGATCTGCGACAGCAGGCAATTGCAACAAGAAGGCTTTGACGTCATGCAAGCCCCACTTCAAGGGAGTCGGCCCACTGCGACGCTCCGCCACGATCCGCGCAGCCTTGCTTTAGCTGTGATGCGCTTTTACAGGCGCCATAAGCGAGACAATCAAAACGCTTGA
- a CDS encoding photosystem II reaction center protein L: MERNQNPNNLPVELNRTSLYLGLLIVFTTGILFSSYFFN; this comes from the coding sequence ATGGAGCGCAATCAAAACCCCAACAATCTTCCGGTTGAACTGAACCGTACCAGTCTTTATTTAGGACTGCTGATTGTTTTCACCACTGGAATCCTTTTCTCCAGCTACTTCTTCAACTGA
- a CDS encoding rubredoxin, whose protein sequence is MSDEISPAAEVPAEVPTEVPAEVEPLAEELIAAEAIEAEAAIEDVANISADNETSDPRTHRFECRSCGYVYDPNEGVKKLGIVVGTAFEDLDPIGFRCPVCRSRVGAFTDIGPRSKASGFEENLNFGLGVNRLTPGQKNVLIFGGLALGFAFFLSLYSLR, encoded by the coding sequence GTGAGCGACGAGATCAGCCCAGCAGCGGAAGTTCCCGCTGAAGTTCCCACTGAAGTTCCCGCCGAAGTGGAACCCCTCGCAGAGGAGTTAATCGCGGCCGAAGCCATCGAAGCCGAAGCAGCCATCGAAGATGTGGCAAATATCAGCGCAGACAATGAGACGTCTGATCCACGCACGCACCGGTTCGAATGCCGAAGCTGTGGATACGTTTACGACCCCAATGAAGGTGTCAAGAAGCTGGGCATCGTTGTGGGCACCGCTTTTGAAGATCTCGACCCCATCGGATTCCGTTGTCCGGTCTGCCGCAGCAGGGTGGGAGCCTTCACCGACATTGGACCTCGCTCCAAAGCGAGTGGATTTGAGGAAAACCTTAATTTCGGTCTTGGCGTTAACCGCCTCACTCCCGGGCAAAAAAATGTGCTGATTTTTGGCGGCCTCGCCCTCGGCTTTGCTTTCTTCCTCTCCCTTTATTCACTGCGCTGA
- a CDS encoding photosynthesis system II assembly factor Ycf48, whose amino-acid sequence MKQLLTPLFNLFLVACIGLGLGGCVTTRLPMAQSSPWQAIDLNTKGNPLDVAFTSADHGFLVGSNRLILETNDGGANWNERSLDLPEEENFRLISIAFDGDDGWIAGQPGLLMHTTDGGNNWTRLFLDTKLPGEPYLITALGPNTAELATNVGAVYRTSDGGGSWEAEVSDAAGAIRDLRRGPEGGYVSVSSLGNFYAGWAPGQDIWQVHQRVSSQRLQSIGYQPDGKLWMVARGAQIRFNEDAIDNENWGKAIIPITNGYGYMDMAWSDDGAIWAGGGNGTLLVSRDNGDSWERDPEANQTPTNFNRFVFDHSGNQLHAFLLGERGNLLRWSATS is encoded by the coding sequence ATGAAGCAACTGCTTACCCCTCTCTTTAATCTTTTTTTAGTGGCCTGCATTGGCCTCGGCCTTGGCGGATGTGTCACCACGCGTTTGCCAATGGCACAATCCAGCCCTTGGCAAGCCATTGACCTCAACACCAAGGGCAATCCTTTGGATGTGGCCTTCACAAGTGCCGACCATGGCTTCCTTGTGGGAAGTAACAGACTGATTCTTGAAACCAATGATGGCGGCGCCAATTGGAATGAGCGCAGTCTTGATCTTCCAGAGGAAGAGAATTTTCGCTTAATCAGCATCGCCTTCGACGGCGACGATGGCTGGATTGCCGGTCAGCCTGGCTTGCTGATGCACACCACCGATGGTGGCAATAATTGGACCCGGCTCTTTCTTGACACCAAGCTGCCAGGAGAGCCCTACCTGATTACCGCTCTTGGACCGAACACAGCCGAACTGGCTACCAATGTTGGCGCGGTGTATCGCACCAGTGACGGAGGCGGAAGCTGGGAAGCGGAGGTGAGTGACGCAGCAGGTGCGATTCGCGATTTGCGCCGCGGACCAGAAGGCGGATATGTAAGCGTGAGCAGCCTCGGCAACTTCTATGCCGGATGGGCTCCCGGTCAAGACATCTGGCAAGTTCACCAACGTGTCAGCAGTCAGCGCCTGCAAAGCATCGGCTACCAACCTGACGGAAAGTTGTGGATGGTGGCTCGAGGCGCTCAGATTCGCTTTAACGAAGATGCCATTGACAACGAGAACTGGGGCAAGGCGATCATCCCGATCACCAATGGTTACGGCTATATGGATATGGCCTGGTCCGATGACGGTGCCATTTGGGCCGGCGGTGGCAATGGGACTTTGCTGGTGAGTCGTGACAACGGCGACAGCTGGGAACGGGATCCCGAAGCGAATCAGACCCCAACGAATTTCAACCGTTTCGTGTTTGACCACAGCGGCAATCAACTGCACGCCTTCCTTCTCGGCGAGCGCGGCAACCTCTTGCGCTGGTCGGCGACGAGCTAA
- the psbF gene encoding cytochrome b559 subunit beta encodes MTQTPATSTPRNYPIFTVRWLALHTLGVPTVFFLGALAAMQFIRR; translated from the coding sequence ATGACACAGACTCCCGCCACCTCAACGCCTCGCAATTACCCAATTTTTACGGTGCGTTGGCTCGCTTTGCACACCTTGGGTGTTCCCACAGTTTTCTTCTTGGGTGCCCTAGCTGCGATGCAGTTTATTCGCCGCTAA